In Zingiber officinale cultivar Zhangliang chromosome 1A, Zo_v1.1, whole genome shotgun sequence, the DNA window TTATTTTGTTGTTGGCCATGAAGTCAACctgctgttggtgcagcggggccgacaagaggggggtgaattgcttgcaaaatcatattataccctcctcaaggctttcaactaaAAAATGCAGCACTAAtaatataaaaactaaataacagaaaaagaagaggagacaaggatttaacttggttacaaccaagacggttgttaatccaagacggttgaacaactccactagagtatctccttcactgtaggcggagaagtctttttacacacttagaatgtTCAGAGGTTGTTAGGAATGAACACAGAGTTGAATGCTTGAATCTATCATTATTTCCtatctccaggggcctttaaatagctcctggaaatcctatctcgaaggtctaaggcacctccaacaaggtccaaggcgcctccaaccaagtcaagcggataaaGTTCTATCCGCACACAAACGGTCAAGTTGACCCGGGCTGAGGCGCCTCAAataagcttgaaggtgcctcaaaggttcgaggcacctccaatgcttgattgaggcgcctcaaaggtggaggcgcctccaatcttgatgaaggcgccttgagctgcatTTCCAGCTcgctttctcctttgctttgactttcgaagctccgtttgcttgggtgatttcggccaaccgaaatagggatcacccgaactcaatttccgaccttctcctcaagcaatcttccatcccggctttacgtccctcgaacatcgtgcacgttcttctcgcccaccgatgtactcttccgcagttctctcgtccttcggacggatcgagcctgtcggctcccttcccatgtcgtcctttttgctagctgcgtcttctgctcgacttcctatgctcctaagctcctgcacacttagacacagggatcaacaaCAAACAtaacctaactaacttggttgatcgcatcaaaataatcacggggtccaacacctgctgcttcttgttccagttaagctcttcattctcttctccaTTCTCATCCTTAGGCACTTCAAAACCTTATTTTattattagtagaatgttgaaatcagttttaaagtaTACCTCCATTTTACACTTTCAAAGCGCGAACTCCCTCTCAAACTTCGGTGGGTGAATGCTTGATTCGGTCATCTTCTTATTACTTCAGTTGGCCATTAGTCCTTCTAAACCGGTAGGATTCTGATGCCACTTGTTGGTTCAGGTGGACCGGTTAGAGGGGGTTAATAGACGATATACAAAAAAGTAAGAATTTTCTCTTGCTATTGAACTTAGCAATGATACATAAttaattgaaataaataaataacataaaaatagaaagggactcaagagattttacttggttattaCCTAAGTAGTTATTAATCCAAGATAATTGAAAGCTCAATAAAAACTCCTTCGACAATAGTCAGAGGCGGAAAAGCCCCTTATTGCAGTTAGAAGCTCAAGAAAGATTACAGAAAGTGAATACTCAGCGTATTGATGAACTCCTAACTCTAGGGTGTTATTTATAACGCTCTGGTCATAAGTGATCATTAATGATgtggcattggaggtgcctccaatatcATCCAAGACACCTCCATGTGAATAAAAGTTTAACCACATTGTAATGGCCATGCAACATTTTTgtggcattggaggtgcctctgaTCATCTAGAGGTGCCTCGGCTATTATTCATATGTGATGCCTCTAGTCCAATGAAGGTGCCTCAAGCCCTATTTACGACATCTCATTTGTTGTGCATCTAAGGCGCCTCTAGTCCCATCTGAGGCGCCTCGAATACTATTCATCTGAATGGTTAATCTCAGTATTGACCATTCTTTATTCCATCTGTTTAGATGATGCTTCGGCCATCCAAAATTAAGCTCACCCGAATTCAACTTtgactttctcctcgagcaaacttcctccttggcttcttgtccctcaaaagCTCCATGCGTGTCCTTCTCACtccatcgatgtactcttccgaagttcctcatccctcagatgcatcgagtCTGTCGACTcacttcctgtgtcatccttctcgctcactacatcttctgctcaacttcttgtgttcctaagtctctACATACtcagacacaagatatcaaacaTGCAAGgttaactcggttgaccacatcaaaattaacCCGGAGTACTTACAACAACCATTGGGAAGAGTTTAGTGAAAACAAGATATATATGATGTCAAACATTGGTTTTAATCAAGGAGCAACATGTACCTGACGTCAGGAGATCAACACTACTACGGATCTGATATGATCCTAGATCATGCTCAATATGGGTCTAATCATCTCACAGACTACATTCTAGCTAGAAATTAGCATAATAGTGGAGGACCTTCGGTGAGCCCGAAATAAGTAATGAAGGACACCATATTATTAATGATTGTTCCATAAATCTTCCTCACACAATGATGGACACATAAACACCATGTGTACACTGTAGTTTTTAGACATCACATACCAATTTTACAAAACAATAACAATTACTATAAGTGCATCACAAAATTTTTATCTATCATATTTAGTCTTAGTTCAAAGTTTTCCTTCAACGAAGTTGTCCCTTGATGCTGCATCTTCAATGTCTTACAATAATACTCTCGTTTTCTACTTATTCTCGCTTCTGCTTACTATTTTGCAATCCCCTTAAACTATAGGAAGAGATTCGTGATAGCATTGTGTTTATAATAGTAGGAAGAGGTATGATAAGTATAAAACTCAATGTCATACAGTGGGGAGAGAGGGTAAGAGACATGATGAGGTCACGGGCATCCGAGCCACATAAATtacttttgaattagattttataaaaatatgaCTTGGATGCATTAGAAATTAACGTTTAGAAAGCTAATATTAGCGGAAAGGATAAAATAGAAAAGTTGTTCAAATTAGTACATTATTGGATCATTCTCAAATTATGATTatgtgaaattaaaaaatttctcaaaCATGTGTGCCTATAAATTTCTGAAATATTTTGTACTTTTATAGTTACAGACAAATTTAGAAGGCAAATCTCCTGATCCCTTTTTTATGGACCAAGAGATGGACCACTAATAATTACGATCGGATCGTGACCGTGATCCAGTCGCAATTGGTTACGATCCCTTTCTAAGTTCACCGTCCCCTCTAAGTTATAGTTTCATTCAAAGTGGGTGGCCGGAAGCCACCCCGACTCGACGTCCAACAACCTTGTCACTTATCCACCACCAATAATCTCTAGATGGCTTCTGATCGTCCTCTCCAAACTAAATTATCATATAAAGGGAACGAGATAATGAATCTAAAAAGAAATCATAACTAATTACAATTTGATCATGATCATAACCTAATCATAATTGTAAATAATCTATCTCCTCATCTATTAAAAATAAGACCAAAAATCTGCTCTCAAATTTCGATAACTCTAAGTGAGAATTTATGATACAAGCTGATTCAAAAGTCAGCCATAGAGTTGACAAAAACAGTCTGCTGACGAGAGTCTATTCTATAATTCGGAAGAATTATTTTATATTCTTTAGGTTTTGAAATAATTGGAAATTTATTATAACGTTTTTGTTTTATGCTCGAGGGTAGGAACATGGTCGGAGAAACTGATCGACGGCGGTGGAGTTGCCCGGCCTCGCAAAGTTCAAGTTTCGGCTCCTTGACCTAATCGCCGCAACCAGAGACATTCGATTGCACGAAACCGTTCTCAATCTCATCTACTCTCGGTGTAGCTTTCTTCTCAGTCTTTTCCAATGTTTCCTTCTTCCCAGAAGGAGAACGAGGCGCAGGGAAGGAGCTCCAACTTTCCATCCAGTTCTAAATTTTTCCACCAAGATCAATGTTATTGGCTCCCTACTGGTCCAATCCCTAGATGCGAGAGCAAATCCAAGCTGAGTACACGAAGAATTTGCAAGAAATTCACGAGCTAGCGCATATCGCATCGCCCGAGGGAAAGCAAGGCGCTTTCTCCACTGTCGCAGCACTTTCCGATGGTTCAATTAGCATCACGTGAAGAGGCGGTGAAATGCCATCAAAATTGCACGGAGTAAGGTCGCTGGAACTACTACGTTCTGCTGCTGCTATTGCTTCATGGTCTTCTTCTTTCACAACATCGCTGACCAGGACTAAGCAGCTGCACGCCCTCCTCATTACCACCTCGATTCTCTCTCTGAATCACCCCATCACGACCACCGACCTTCTCCGTTCATATGTATCCCATAGTGACCTCCCTTCTGCACGCCGCCTGTTCGACCGGTGTCCCAGCAGGACGCCACTCCTCTGGAATTCCATCATACGAGCGTACGCACGCCTCCGCCAATTCCCAGTTGCCTACACCCTCTTCGACCAAATGCGTCATAGCGCTGGCAGTAGGCCTGACTGCTACACCTTTGCCTGCGTCCTTCGTGCCTGTGCGGAGAACTCTGATGCCAATGGTGTCGATATGATCCATGCAGTTGTTCTGAGTACTGGTCTTGGCTCCAGTCTCCTTGTCACCACTGCATTGGTCAACTCATACTCTAAACTAGGTCGAATCAATAATGCTAGGATGTTGTTTGATAAGCCACGCGCACCTGACTTGGTGCTCTGGAATTCAATCATCGCAGGATATGGTTATGGTGGATTTTGGCAAGAGGGGCTGGAACTGTTTCGAAGAATGCGAGAGACTGATAAGGAGCCAGATGGGTATACCATTGTTGCACTGGTCTCCTGCTTCTGCAGTTCGAGTGTCTTGCAGTTTGCCAAGGGAGTTCATGGTTTTTGCTTGAAGGGAGGCTATGATGACAATTCCTACGTGAGAAGTGCACTTGTCAGTATGTACTCCAGGTGCAGATTCATGGACATGGCCTATCAAATATTCAGGTGTATGAACCAGCCAGATCTGGTTACTTGGTCAGCCCTTATATCTGGTTTCTCACTAGCAGGACAATATAAGGAAGCTTTAACTTTGCTTGGAGAAATGACTAGTTCAGGGAAAAGGCCAGATGCAATTTTAGTTGCTTGTGCTCTATCTGCTTGTGCTTCAATTGCAGCAGCCAGACCTGGCAAAGAGATCCACTGTTATTCGTTGCGGACCGGCATCCATCTAGATCATGCAGTATCATGTGGTCTAATAGATATGTATTCAAAGTGTGGTTTTTCTGACTCGGGGTATCTGGCATTTGAACTGATGCCTGAGAAAAATGTGGTTGCCTACAATGCGGCTATATCAAATCTAGGTTCCCATGGGCTCTTCAACCGAGCATTTTTCGTCTTCGAATGTATGCTTAAGGATGGGTATCAACCTGATGCAGCTACGTTTTCAGCTCTCCTGTGTGCTTGTTGTCATTCAGGACTCATGGATGAAGGGTTAAAATTCTTCAATAGAATGAAAGATCAGTTTGGTATTGAATCCCAGATGGAACATTATGTATATATGGTAAAACTTCTCGCAATGGCCGGGAAATTGAAAGATGCTTATGATCTTATACACTCAATGCCTATGCCAGCAGATTCAGGTGTTTGGGGAGCATTGCTATGGGGTTGTAACATTCATGGAAATCTGGATATGGGCAGAGTCGTTGCTGAAAAGCTCTTTGAGATCCACCCTGACAAAACTGCATACAGAGTAATGCTTTCCAATATATATGCTGCTGAAAAGAAATGGGAAGTTGTAGAAAGATTAAGGAAACCAATTACGGTAGGCGGTTTTCAGAAGAGTCCTGGATTTAGTTGGATCGGAGGGGATGTTATATGAAATTGTTGCTTTTGGATTCTATCAGTGGTCACATAGTTTCATCATGCTTGGTTGCTATCTTCTTAATGATACATGGACTACACAGGGCATCTGGAAGATTGAGTTAAGTTGATATGGTCATGCATTCTAGCTGAGATTCATTATTGCAATGATGTAAACCAACTAAAGCATAACAGTTTTCATTCTACATGATACCAGACATAGCCTATGTATATCCTAAGCTGTAACTCAACTGAGAAGAGGAGCATAAATTCTATCAGATAGATGCGACAATATCAAAACGATAAATCTATTAACCAACAATGAGACAGAtttgaatattttcaatatctAAGACACCAAAATATAATGGACAGCGTAAGAATTTTCAACTGGAACCTGATAGGCTTGCACAAGCGTGAGTAATATCCGCATCATCCTGAGCCTCTATTCATTCCTTTGCAAGCGCTAGCATGTGTTGATACCATCCTTACAATCCCTTGTCAGGTTGTTGAAGGTCTCTACTTGATTCTTAGCCCTATACAGCACCTCTGTGTCCACTGCCACCCTCATGTAGCCGTCAAACTCCACAGGCCGCCCGTTGTTGAGAGACAATGTCTCGTTATACCACTCGCTTGTGTTGCCCCACAAGTCCTTGAAATCGTCAAGCAAATGCACCTTGTAGTGCGATCTCAGCTTATCGAAATAGTTATAGAATGGCTCGTTCGTGGCAATGTACAGGTTTCGCCATTCATGAATCATCTTTGTGAGTTTCTGCACAAGAGCCCCGGGAGAGGTGTCTGCGTCGAGATTGGGCCAAAGCTGTTTGTTCCTGGCCTTCTCTCCCCTGATCACATGGACAGCATCATAGTCCCAGTCCATTCTTCCGGCGATCTGCGAAACAATGTTCATCAGCCGCTTGGATTTCCATATGGAATGCCATGGCCGCTGGATGAACTTAGCAGCACGCCCCTCGCAGACACGGTACCAGTAATTCTCGGGCTCGCGCCCCTCGAATTGCCTCCAGATGATGGTGCTCTTGTCCTTCTTGAGCTGCATTGGAGTGACCCTGTAGGTGGGCACCTTTCGGACCGTGATCTTTCCTCCGCCCTTTCGACCGGGGGCCTTCTTCTCCCACCGGTGCCAGTCTCTCAGAAATTCGCTCTCCTCCACCACAAAAGCTGACTCTTTGAGGTGCTCGAAATCGAAGTAGTATCTAAAATCCTTGCCCTCCTCATTCCGACCACTGGGATTGTACGCTGCGGGCAGACAAATGTTGAGATCCAGCACTAACGTTCGATTCAAGAACTGGGCCTCGCCGAGGCCGCAGAGGAAGCTCCACAAGTATTGATTCATCCCCTTGCAGTAATCACCGCCGCGCGTGTAGTAGAGATACTTTCCCTTTCGGAAATCCGACTCGGAACCGAGCGTTGGGATGGTGTCATTGATCTCGGCGTCAGCGATCTGGGCGGGCGGGGCAGGGGAAGAGGACCTGCGGGGAGAAGAAAGGGGCTTGGGGGCGGCGTTGGAACCGGAGTGGAACTTCCCGGCGGCGATGACCTTGTAGCTGCAGTTGTCAGCTACGGCGAGGCGGAAGCGGCGGTAGTCCCTGTACCGGCGCCAGGACTTCTCGAGTCGGTTGCGGAAGCGCCAGGAGGCGTCGCACTCCCCAGCGGAAGATCCCGGTACGGGCTTCTCGTAGCTAACGAAGATGATGGAGCGGCGGAAGATCCGGGCGTTGAACCGTCGGATGGCAGAGAGGGCACGCGGGTCGGAGCAATTGATCGGGGCGTCGGAGTCACAGTCGGCAGAGGATGGCGGAAGCTTAGGGAGGAGAACGGAGGCGACGTTATCGTCGGCATCAGCGGCGGAAGCGTTGTCGGTAG includes these proteins:
- the LOC122034865 gene encoding putative pentatricopeptide repeat-containing protein At1g64310; translation: MPSKLHGVRSLELLRSAAAIASWSSSFTTSLTRTKQLHALLITTSILSLNHPITTTDLLRSYVSHSDLPSARRLFDRCPSRTPLLWNSIIRAYARLRQFPVAYTLFDQMRHSAGSRPDCYTFACVLRACAENSDANGVDMIHAVVLSTGLGSSLLVTTALVNSYSKLGRINNARMLFDKPRAPDLVLWNSIIAGYGYGGFWQEGLELFRRMRETDKEPDGYTIVALVSCFCSSSVLQFAKGVHGFCLKGGYDDNSYVRSALVSMYSRCRFMDMAYQIFRCMNQPDLVTWSALISGFSLAGQYKEALTLLGEMTSSGKRPDAILVACALSACASIAAARPGKEIHCYSLRTGIHLDHAVSCGLIDMYSKCGFSDSGYLAFELMPEKNVVAYNAAISNLGSHGLFNRAFFVFECMLKDGYQPDAATFSALLCACCHSGLMDEGLKFFNRMKDQFGIESQMEHYVYMVKLLAMAGKLKDAYDLIHSMPMPADSGVWGALLWGCNIHGNLDMGRVVAEKLFEIHPDKTAYRVMLSNIYAAEKKWEVVERLRKPITVGGFQKSPGFSWIGGDVI
- the LOC122034856 gene encoding uncharacterized protein LOC122034856; this translates as MKDPGDGVAAERELPVSQKAIKVLSNVCFSAFVLFVLVFTVVAITYQPPDPWFDSPKAIISKSLAATLPNATFRTDDSVLRTGEDLASSPSPSPNDGDTLSDASDNAADSFDIATASPDTTDNASAADADDNVASVLLPKLPPSSADCDSDAPINCSDPRALSAIRRFNARIFRRSIIFVSYEKPVPGSSAGECDASWRFRNRLEKSWRRYRDYRRFRLAVADNCSYKVIAAGKFHSGSNAAPKPLSSPRRSSSPAPPAQIADAEINDTIPTLGSESDFRKGKYLYYTRGGDYCKGMNQYLWSFLCGLGEAQFLNRTLVLDLNICLPAAYNPSGRNEEGKDFRYYFDFEHLKESAFVVEESEFLRDWHRWEKKAPGRKGGGKITVRKVPTYRVTPMQLKKDKSTIIWRQFEGREPENYWYRVCEGRAAKFIQRPWHSIWKSKRLMNIVSQIAGRMDWDYDAVHVIRGEKARNKQLWPNLDADTSPGALVQKLTKMIHEWRNLYIATNEPFYNYFDKLRSHYKVHLLDDFKDLWGNTSEWYNETLSLNNGRPVEFDGYMRVAVDTEVLYRAKNQVETFNNLTRDCKDGINTC